CAAACATCTTCGATGTTTAACACAAATATCTTCCCATCACCGATGCTCCCTGTTTGGGCTTCAGAGGCAATAGTATCAATAATTTTATTAACATCGGCTTCTTTGGCAATGATTTCAATTTTAACCTTGGATAATAAATCAACCCGATACCTTCTTCCGCGCCACACCTCACTGATACCCTTTTGGCTGCCATGGCCCTTCACTTCCACAACGGTCATACCCGGATAACCGAGCTCCGTCAGGGCATCTCTCACAATATTAAACTTTTCCGGCCTGATTATTGCTTCTATTTTCTTCATGAAAACACCTCCATCTATAATTTATGAATACTTTCTGTTTATGCAAACAATTAAACAGCGCTATCATCCCATTTCGCAGTCTTCGATTCCTTTACTTCGAGGTTGCATATACCCACTTTCCAAGTTTATCAGAATAAATCTTTTCACGACGGGCATCCTTTTGCATCGCCTGTTCAAGGATGGATTCCACTTCTCTTTCCTGCTCTAAATCAATCATTGATTCGCCTACCGCCCCAAATAAACCCTCTTCTACCGGGTAACAGTGAGTGCCATGCTGGTGAACGTCTACGCCATCAAACTCTTCCTTCTCGGATACCCTGATGCCTATCGTCCCTCTCAGCCCGAAGAATACAGCGCCACCCCATGCCATCGCGTAGGCAAGAGCTACAATAGTTCCAATAAATTGAGCAAGTAACTGAGCGGCATTACCTGTAATTAAGCCACTCACCCCCGCATAGGTGCCATCAGCAAAAAAGCCAATAGCAATCATACCCCACATACCATTTGCAGCATGCACGGCAACGGCGCCAAGAGGATCATCAATTTTAAACTTAGATTCCACCAGCGCCACGGCGCCTCTCATAATAAGCCCTGCAAGCAGTCCTATCAGTCCCGCCGCCCACGGCGCTACATATGCGCAAGGCGCGGTAATCGCAACCAGACCGGCCAGGGCGCCGTTGCAGACAAACCCGATATCAACAACCCCCTGTCTTTTCCAGGTAAAAAACAACATCATTGACGCTCCCGCAGCTGCGGCGATAAAGGTATTCGCGGCAATAATTCCTATCCGCAAATCGGTACCGGCAACGGTGCTGCCTGCATTGAAGCCGAACCAGCCAAAGGCAAGGATTAAAGTGCCAATCACTACAAACGCCATATTATGACCAGGAATAGCATTTGGCGATCCATCCGGATTATATTTTCCCACTCTGGGACCTAATGCCCATGCGCCCATGAGCGCCATAATTCCTCCTACCATATGCACAACGGCACAACCGGCAAAATCAACGACACCGGAACCAATGGGAAGATTTCCCAGCCATCCGCCTCCCCAGACCCAATGTCCATACAGAGGGTAAATAATGCCGCACATGAGGCAACTGTAGATTATATATGGTGTGAATTTCATCCGCTCCGCAACAGCGCCAGCGATAATCGAAACGGTCTTCGTCGCAAATACCATCTGGAAGAGCCAGAACATGACCGTTTGCACGTCATATGACCCGCCCATAAGCATAAAACCATCCCATCCTATTCCGGACCAGCCCCTTTCCAGACCGGGAAACGCGCCAGAACCGCCGAACATTATGGCAAATCCTATAAGGAAGAACATGATCGCACCAAGCGTAGCATCAACAAAGCAATGAGCCATATAGCTTAACATGTTCTTTTTCTGCAAAAGACCACCCAGCAGCGCAAAGCCGCTCTGCATACTAAATACCAGGAAGGCAGCTACCAGCGTCCAAACAACGTTAATAGATAATGTCAATCCGGCAACATCGTCTGTAAACGTTTCTGCGCCATTTGGGTCTCCCGCCCCGGCAACTCCCGCTCCGAACATGAGAACACTCAAAACCAGCATCACAAACCAAACTCCAAGCATTAATTTGTTAGAAATGTATTTCATGGATTCAGCACCTCTCTTTTTAAATCGCCCCTCTAAATTTTCAAAATTACTAACAGTACATCATGCGAAATTCCTTAATTCAAAAAAATACCATTGACCTCCTTTCTGTTTATTATGAAAGTCTGCACAAATTCTAATACTGTCTGTTATGTGTCACAATAAAACTTTTTTAACGAAGGTTCTCTGGAAACGCAAATATAATTCCAACTATAAAATTTAAGCTTACTGAAACACTACTGCCAAATCGCAATAAAATACATAACTGCACGAAAGAATACAAGATATAATTTATTTTTTAAATGAAGAATAGACCACAATGGTTTGCCACAGCCAGGAGTATCGTTTTTTTCATTATTCCGGAAAGGCTCCAGCAAAAATCATAACTACTACAATTATAAAATGTTATAACACCTGTCTAGTATAAACGAGAAATCCAATAGTGGCTTATTTCAGCCGCATATTTTAAACCGCGTTTTTTTCAGAGAAAAAAACGGGAAAAAGTTTAGAGAAAGATCTTTACGTTTTTAAAATCGCTGAAATAATGATAAAATTTACTACGACAAAAACATTCCACATAATTTTGTACTCATATTGACTCGTAATACCAAAGAAATGATTGCCGCTATCAAAGACTTCCTGAAGCTTGAATCGGCAGGCGGTATCTTGCTGGTAATCGCAGCGGCAACAGCTATGATCGTTGCCAACTCACCACTTGCCAGATTTTATCTGCAGATTCTTAATGTGCCAATCGCACTGCATGTTGGCGCTTTATCCCTCGCAAAACCCCTGTTGCTTTGGATCAATGACCGACGACCTGGGAGCGATTATAATTATTGCGGCTTTCTATTCGCACGACCTGTCAATACCTGCTTTGCTGGTCGTGTTTATTTGCATACTCGTATTGTTCTTGCTCAATCACCGCAACATCACTGAGGTTATTCCGTACATTATGGTTGGCGTAGTCATGTGGTGTGCCCTGCTCAAATCAGGTGTTCATGCAACGCTTGCAGGTGTGATACTGGCATTCTTTATCCCACTGCGAAACAAGAAAAAACCAGAGCGTTCACCTTTGCGCGAGCTGGAGCATGATCTGCACAAGGCGGTGGCTTTCGGAATACTGCCTCTCTTTGCATTCACCAACTCCGGGATTTTAGTCTCGCGTGACAGTTTTGAGTTCCTGCTGCATCCTATACCAATGGGGATTGCCGCGGGCTTATTTATCGGCAAACAGGCAGGGGTGTTCGCTTTTTGCTGGGTGAGCGTAAAGATTGGTATCGCAAAATTGCCTGGTGATATGAGTTGGAGGAGCCTTTATGGCGTTGCATTATTATGCGGCGTTGGCTTTACCATGAGTTTATTCATTGGTTCACTGGCTTTTGAGAATACGGGAATAAATCTGTTATTCGATGAACGCCTGGGCATCATAACCGGGTCGTTATTGTCCGGCATTGCAGGTTATTTCTTTTTACGCGCCAGTCTGGCAAACGATAAAAAACTTCTGACATGCGCAGATAGGACGGGAAACACCTTCAACACCATTCATGCGGGTGAAAGGACCGCCAGTGTGCCTCTAAAGGAACAAGGTGAAGAACGTGAAAATGTTGAAGGTTTTGAAAAAGATATTATTTCCTGGAATATCGTTTCTTCGAGGTATATTTAACCACATAAAATCTAAACCAAAGATTGCGCTTATTACTTGAATTTACGATTTATTAAACGTATAATATTTATCCCTCACAAAATCGCTTACATAAAAATGAATTAAAACGGTTCGATAACCATATCCCAATCCAGAATCCTCATAGTGTATTTTCTCTTTGTTTTTCCAAAACGAGAAAGATTCTTTTCCGGTTACACTCATTTCAAAAAATACGTTTCTGACTAGAATTTTTCTGATACTGATTTCACGATTTCTATCAGGCAGGTGATGTAACGCTGTTTTTTGATTTTTCACGGATAAATGGAAAAAATACGATAACCATTAGAGAAAAAGGATTTTTTTTCATGGAATATTTACTCAATAGTATTAAATACTCTCTTTATGTTCATGATAAAGTCTTCTGGCTGAAAGAGCTTTCGACAACAGTACAATCCGCGGCAGTTTTTTTTCTGCTCAGGTGGTGTTTGCGAAGAAATTATGAGGAAGGATTTATCTACCTTATGACGTTTGTGTGTTTCATAGGTATTTTTATACTTCCTGTTGGTTATTGGAGTGACAATGATATATTTAAGTTCATTATTCCCGGTTGCCTGCTTTTACAATTAAATCATAACAGCCGCAATAATAATTTTTTATTAGTTTTAGTTTTATTCCTCTATTTTTTCAGTTCCTATGAATTTTACAGAGGTTTCCATAAAGTGTTACAGTCAATCGCCTCTCATTTTTTCATTGTTATTTGCGTTGTCATTGCACAAAAAATCAATTTCTTTGCCACCATATTCATCAGCATCGTAATCGGTATACTTGTCAACTATATTGGTTATTACGGTCCATCCGGCACCAATGATTTCCTTGTAAACACCGGTATTATTAGTCTTGCAATAAAGGGCATCGCTGTTTATACAAAAAGTGAGAATTTTGAGAATTTTCTGATTACCTTCTGGATAGTTCTTTTGTTTTTTGCTTATTTCGGAAGCTGGATATTTTATTTTGTCGGACCAAAGTTTCCATTCTGTTATTAATTATTAATTGGGAATGGGGCGCTTATGACCTATCCATAACGGTTATTACTGTTCCAGGCACTTGATGAATACGCCGAATTTACGAAAAACTTCCTTCAGGCTTTCCGTGTAAAACAATTTACTCTATCACATTCACCAAACAGTGAATTCCCCCATTAAACTTTGTTGATTCACTTGGCACATGAACGACTTCATAACCCAGCGATTCGAAAGTGGCCGTGTTTTTTTTGACAAGTTTCTTCTCAAATGTTGTTTGGGTTTCTGGAGATATCGGCATAAGCAGTGTCTTTTGTTTCGTTGTTGCGTCAACGTACGGGATACCGTTAACAGCGTATTGGTAACTGAGTACATCCTGTATCGATGTGTCTATGTTCACTAATTTGTATCCCAGACGTGTGAGAGCAGATCTCAGCTCCGAAAGGAATTGTTCAACATCTTTAACCTCTTCGGGAATTACATTCTGATGTGCTCCGACAATAGTTGTTATGCCTACCACGCCATCATGCAGGAAAATCATTGCCTGATCCAGATGAAACATGAATAATGGCTGAGGTTTTCCCATGCCTACACTGATGACAGTATCAGCATTGAGAAACTTCTTAATCATAGCGGTGATTTGAGTATCCGTTGGTGTCGAGTCCTTGGTTCCTCCGGACACTGTCTGCGTATATCGAAAAATATCACCGCCGCAAACTACAATTTTTCTGCTATCGAATTCATCAACCAGTATATTGCCACCCATGAAAGTAAACGGAAGTGTCTGAGCACTTATATCACCGGAAGAAAGGTTATCAATATAAGCGTTGTCATTGACGGCCTTTGGAGACCCCTCACTGCCATATGAAATGAAGTATTTATGTACTTCAGAGACCATTAATAGTTTCCGTCCGTCAGGTTTAGTGGATACCTCAAACAGGTCTTGCGCCCATGCGGTTCCTTTCGGCACTACTAAGTCATCAATGGCGCCAGAATCTACCATACGGTTACTATCAGAAAACAGCAAATAGAGATGTCCATTGTTTAACTGTTTTGTCTCGAAAACAACATAGGTTATGTTCTCACTGTTTGGTTTATCCTTAAACTCAGCCTTGATTGTCTGCAATCTGCTCTCTGGCAAAAGCAAAATAATTTCCGTATATGCTGGAAAGTACTGAACAAGTCCAAGATGAATATCTAAGGAAGGGGTCGGTATAGTAGCATTTTCTAATGGAAGGGAAATGAGGACCTTCTTCATAGAGCGCATATATTCCGGAACAATACGATACGTTTTCCAGTCTTGCTCGGGAGGCTTTAGTAACGTATAAGAATAAAATATGATAAAACAAATAGCCAGAGAACAGACAGAAAGTATAGAGACCAGAATAATAAGCCATTTTGTCACAGCTCTGGTTTTCGCACTTTTCCGGGTCTCTCTTGTTTTACCGGCAATCCTTTCAATCTCTCGTCTATTTTTTTTACTTGCTTTCCGCGACATTTCTGACTTCGAGTATATTCTGTGTAACCATTTTTCCTTGCCTTGTAAACAAAACCAACTTACCTGAGAACGTTTGGCTTCTTATCTCTCTTTAGTGATCCTGCCGCGAATCAGACAATGGCGACAACTGCTACAAACAGCCAGAACCCCAACAGCCATTGAATTATTCCGGGCTCCATTTTCTCTTTTTGTTGATGGCATCCGGAGAAAGCTGTGCCGCGGCGATAATAACAATTTCACCATTATGGAGCAATGGCTGGGCAATGAAAGCAGCAAGTTCA
The sequence above is drawn from the Candidatus Brocadiaceae bacterium genome and encodes:
- a CDS encoding P-II family nitrogen regulator codes for the protein MKKIEAIIRPEKFNIVRDALTELGYPGMTVVEVKGHGSQKGISEVWRGRRYRVDLLSKVKIEIIAKEADVNKIIDTIASEAQTGSIGDGKIFVLNIEDVCKIRTKEKGEAAI
- a CDS encoding ammonium transporter produces the protein MKYISNKLMLGVWFVMLVLSVLMFGAGVAGAGDPNGAETFTDDVAGLTLSINVVWTLVAAFLVFSMQSGFALLGGLLQKKNMLSYMAHCFVDATLGAIMFFLIGFAIMFGGSGAFPGLERGWSGIGWDGFMLMGGSYDVQTVMFWLFQMVFATKTVSIIAGAVAERMKFTPYIIYSCLMCGIIYPLYGHWVWGGGWLGNLPIGSGVVDFAGCAVVHMVGGIMALMGAWALGPRVGKYNPDGSPNAIPGHNMAFVVIGTLILAFGWFGFNAGSTVAGTDLRIGIIAANTFIAAAAGASMMLFFTWKRQGVVDIGFVCNGALAGLVAITAPCAYVAPWAAGLIGLLAGLIMRGAVALVESKFKIDDPLGAVAVHAANGMWGMIAIGFFADGTYAGVSGLITGNAAQLLAQFIGTIVALAYAMAWGGAVFFGLRGTIGIRVSEKEEFDGVDVHQHGTHCYPVEEGLFGAVGESMIDLEQEREVESILEQAMQKDARREKIYSDKLGKWVYATSK
- the nhaA gene encoding Na+/H+ antiporter NhaA, whose translation is MCQSHCMLALYPSQNPCCFGSMTDDLGAIIIIAAFYSHDLSIPALLVVFICILVLFLLNHRNITEVIPYIMVGVVMWCALLKSGVHATLAGVILAFFIPLRNKKKPERSPLRELEHDLHKAVAFGILPLFAFTNSGILVSRDSFEFLLHPIPMGIAAGLFIGKQAGVFAFCWVSVKIGIAKLPGDMSWRSLYGVALLCGVGFTMSLFIGSLAFENTGINLLFDERLGIITGSLLSGIAGYFFLRASLANDKKLLTCADRTGNTFNTIHAGERTASVPLKEQGEERENVEGFEKDIISWNIVSSRYI
- a CDS encoding agmatine deiminase family protein, whose protein sequence is MSRKASKKNRREIERIAGKTRETRKSAKTRAVTKWLIILVSILSVCSLAICFIIFYSYTLLKPPEQDWKTYRIVPEYMRSMKKVLISLPLENATIPTPSLDIHLGLVQYFPAYTEIILLLPESRLQTIKAEFKDKPNSENITYVVFETKQLNNGHLYLLFSDSNRMVDSGAIDDLVVPKGTAWAQDLFEVSTKPDGRKLLMVSEVHKYFISYGSEGSPKAVNDNAYIDNLSSGDISAQTLPFTFMGGNILVDEFDSRKIVVCGGDIFRYTQTVSGGTKDSTPTDTQITAMIKKFLNADTVISVGMGKPQPLFMFHLDQAMIFLHDGVVGITTIVGAHQNVIPEEVKDVEQFLSELRSALTRLGYKLVNIDTSIQDVLSYQYAVNGIPYVDATTKQKTLLMPISPETQTTFEKKLVKKNTATFESLGYEVVHVPSESTKFNGGIHCLVNVIE